A part of Candida albicans SC5314 chromosome 2, complete sequence genomic DNA contains:
- the CAK1 gene encoding cyclin-dependent protein kinase-activating kinase (Monomeric CDK-activating kinase; functional homolog of S. cerevisiae Cak1p; phosphorylates cyclin-free human CDK2; lacks glycine loop motif; conserved lysine (K36) not required for activity; possibly essential gene (by UAU1 method)): MKLSDYYIDKELIYNSAISDIYTAIDKFNNLPVCLKIVDEDFSLPPHSIHREVLILKTLKPHPNIIEYFNDLKICDDIILVTKLYRYDLSQLIEITKYCKRTTRFIYGINGNLVSNQYTLANEIEEKDIKLWLKSMSSGLEFIHSQGIIHRDIKPSNIFFARDDITQPIIGDFDICYDLKSPPKDEPPMAKYIDVSTGIYKAPELILGITNYEYEIDIWSLGIILTGLYSENFQSVLVKDDKELTNDSHVSDLYLLNQIFENFGTPNLTDFEDELFCDEYNNENLHFKKFNLQKYPRKDWDIILPRCNDDFMKEIFTKMIRYDRSKRITSKEILQLMLD, from the coding sequence ATGAAGTTGTCAGATTATTATATAGACAAGGAATTAATTTACAATAGTGCCATTTCTGATATATATACGGCTATTGATAAGTTTAATAACTTACCAGTATGTCTTAAAAtagttgatgaagatttcAGTCTTCCACCACATTCAATCCATCGAGAAGTTCTTATACTTAAAACTTTGAAACCACATCCAAAcataattgaatattttaatGATCTTAAAATTTGTGACGATATTATATTAGTCACCAAATTGTATCGTTATGATTTGagtcaattgattgaaattacaaaatattgTAAACGAACAACACGATTTATTTATGGTATTAATGGTAATCTTGTTAGTAATCAATATACACTTgctaatgaaattgaagaaaaagatatcAAATTATGGTTAAAATCAATGAGTTCAGGACttgaatttattcattCACAAGGGATAATTCATCGTGATATAAAACCCAgtaatattttctttgcCCGGGATGATATAACACAACCGATTATTGGAgattttgatatttgttATGATTTAAAACTGCCACCTAAAGATGAACCCCCTATGGCGAAATATATTGATGTATCTACAGGTATTTATAAAGCACCAGAATTGATTCTTGGTATAACTAATTATgaatatgaaattgatatttggtCATTGGGTATAATTTTGACTGGTTTATATTcagaaaattttcaaagtGTTTTAGTCAAAGATGATAAAGAATTGACTAATGATTCTCATGTTagtgatttatatttattaaatcaaatatttgaaaatttcgGTACACCCAATTTAACtgattttgaagatgaattattttgtgatgaatataataatgaaaacttgcattttaaaaaattcaatttacaaaaatatcCTAGAAAAGATTGGGATATTATTTTACCTCGATGCAATGATGATTTCatgaaagaaatttttaCCAAGATGATTAGATATGATCGAAGTAAAAGAATAACTTCTAAAGAAATCTTACAATTAATGTTAGATTGA
- the STE4 gene encoding G protein subunit beta (Beta subunit of heterotrimeric G protein of mating signal transduction pathway; required for mating; transcript is specific to cells homozygous at MTL; induced by alpha pheromone; ortholog of S. cerevisiae Ste4): MSDYLAQSLIQSPSSVSQQEQQSLLSSITGQIDTARNEAKVLYTEILSVKRRTQDATIQAISQNVSQIPKNSCNLTLYNTLRGHQNKIAKLCWSSDSSKILSASQDGFMIIWDAVTGFKKHAIQLSNPWVLTCSYSPNEKLVASAGLDNNCTIYKIKPDTSNFPVTEERNGTYQMQGNFYQSIQSIFKGHTAYISECEFIGSNSIVTASGDMTCALWDLTKGTKSRDFVEHSGDVLCLSTFPQNILSANLFVSGSSDGSAKIWDLRSPTPTQSFGISNSDVNSVKVFPDGNAFATGSDDGSIRLFDLRSDCELGHYSLSSELRNKQNLLHLTIPSPADERYMKRFGNTTAQTYDEQSTSLLHSNGSSSGNIDQYSVNSLQSVIENQGVFSLDFGKSGRFLYSCYSEYGCVVWDTLKSEIVGIIGSEHLNKINQVSVSPDGVALATGSWDATIKVWSV; this comes from the coding sequence atgTCCGATTATCTTGCTCAATCGTTAATTCAACTGCCACTGCTGGTACTGCAACAGGAACAACAGTCTTTGTTATCTTCAATTACAGGACAAATTGATACTGCAAGAAATGAAGCCAAAGTATTATACACTGAAATTCTTAGTGTGAAAAGAAGGACCCAAGATGCCACAATTCAAGCCATTTCCCAAAATGTCAGTCAAATACCAAAAAACTCATGCAATCTAACACTATACAACACCTTGCGAGGacatcaaaacaaaattgcCAAACTCTGCTGGAGTAGTGATTCCTCGAAGATATTATCAGCCTCTCAAGATGGATTTATGATAATATGGGATGCAGTTACTGGTTTCAAAAAACATGCTATTCAATTGAGCAATCCTTGGGTGTTGACTTGTAGCTATTCGCCTAATGAAAAACTAGTTGCATCGGCAGGGTTGGATAATAACTGCACAATATATAAAATCAAACCGGACACTTCAAATTTTCCTGTCactgaagaaagaaatggAACCTATCAAATGCAAGGCAACTTTTATCAATCTAtacaatcaattttcaaagGTCATACGGCATACATTTCGGAATGTGAATTTATTGGCAGTAATTCCATTGTAACCGCCAGTGGTGATATGACATGTGCCTTATGGGACTTGACAAAAGGTACCAAGTCTCGAGATTTCGTGGAGCATTCAGGAGATGTTTTGTGTTTGAGTACATTCCCGCAAAATATCCTTAGTGCCAATTTATTTGTATCTGGAAGTTCTGATGGTAGTGCTAAAATCTGGGATTTGAGATCTCCAACCCCAACACAATCATTTGGAATATCTAATAGTGATGTCAATAGTGTTAAGGTGTTTCCAGATGGTAATGCGTTTGCAACAGGTTCTGACGATGGACTGATCCGGTTATTCGATTTAAGGTCTGATTGTGAATTGGGTCATTACTCTTTGAGTCTGGAATTAAGAAACAAACAGAATTTGTTACACTTGACGATACCTTCACCAGCTGATGAAAGATACATGAAAAGGTTTGGAAATACAACAGCTCAGACATATGACGAGCAACTGACTTCATTGCTACATAGTAATGGAAGTAGTAGTGGCAACATTGATCAGTATAGTGTCAACAGCTTGCAATCagttattgaaaatcaagGTGTGTTTTCTTTGGATTTCGGTAAAAGCGGTCGGTTTCTCTACTCGTGCTATTCTGAATATGGCTGTGTTGTTTGGGATACATTAAAAAGCGAGATTGTTGGTATCATTGGAAGTGAACATTTGAATAAGATCAATCAAGTATCAGTAAGTCCCGATGGTGTAGCTTTGGCAACTGGTTCATGGGATGCTACAATCAAAGTTTGGTCCGTCTAA
- the HYM1 gene encoding Hym1p (Protein of RAM cell wall integrity signaling network; involved in regulation of Ace2 activity and cellular morphogenesis; role in cell separation, azole sensitivity; required for hyphal growth) has protein sequence MAFLFKRNPKTPPELVRALNDQVSKLDYASPDNAKKYQDECARYLKNMKVILHGDDEVEPQPDQITQLAQEIYSTDCLYYLVVNLRKLDFDSRKDVVILFSTLLRRTMANKSPTVDYLVHSKPEIITMLIKGPENLEIGLICGQILRDCIKFEVINRFVLYSPSFYNFFKYVQIPTFEIATDAMMTLHELLTTHRKLVSEFLGNNYDVFITAINKLITSKNYVTKRQSVKLLNELVSQRSNQQFLSKFFDDANNLKLTMLLLSDKSKNLQLEGFHTLKFFVANPKRSQKVTDILIKNKANFIEFFKTFDIASFHDSNIIEERDYTLGEIKNLPDRIH, from the coding sequence ATGGCATTTTTATTCAAGAGAAACCCCAAAACTCCACCTGAGTTAGTACGAGCATTAAATGACCAAGTTCTGAAACTAGATTACGCATCGCCTGACAACGCCAAAAAGTATCAAGATGAATGCGCGAGATACTTGAAGAATATGAAAGTGATATTGcatggtgatgatgaagtgGAACCACAACCAGATCAAATAACCCAATTGGCTCAAGAGATATACTCGACCGACTGTCTATACTATTTAGTTGTCAATTTACGAAAATTGGATTTCGATTCACGGAAAGATGTTGTTATATTGTTTCTGACATTATTGCGACGAACTATGGCGAATAAATCACCCACTGTCGATTACTTAGTGCATTCAAAACCTGAGATCATTACTATGTTGATCAAAGGACCGGAAAATCTTGAAATTGGATTGATATGTGGCCAGATTTTACGAGATTGCATTAAATTTGAAGTTATCAATAGATTTGTTCTTTACAGCCCCTCCTTttacaatttctttaaataCGTTCAAATCCCTACTTTTGAGATTGCCACAGATGCCATGATGACTTTGCATGAATTGTTAACCACCCATAGAAAACTAGTGTCTGAGTTCTTGGGAAACAATTATGATGTTTTTATTACTGCTATTAACAAACTAATTACATCGAAAAATTATGTGACTAAACGACAAAGTGTCAAActattaaatgaattggtCTCACAAAGATCAaaccaacaatttttatcaaaatttttcgATGATGccaacaatttgaaattgaccATGCTTCTATTGAGTGACAAGCTGAAAAATTTGCAATTGGAAGGGTTCCATACTTTAAAATTCTTTGTTGCTAACCCTAAAAGGTCTCAAAAGGTGACagatattttaattaaaaataagGCTAATTTCATTgagtttttcaaaacttttgATATTGCAAGTTTCCATGATAGCaatataattgaagaaCGAGATTACACTTTAggagaaattaaaaatctACCAGATAGAATACACTAA
- the SSN3 gene encoding cyclin-dependent serine/threonine protein kinase (Putative cyclin-dependent protein kinase; mutants are sensitive to growth on H2O2 medium) produces MSYSSASFRKLNNVGISQPSQTTTTTTSANQPQSQSQQQPLQQSQQQHLHMKPNPHIPHHQLPGTVGTRTSIPQPALMASNSILTLGPFKHRKDLTRESVLSTYQIMGYIAAGTYGKVYKAKLKSNKLNKTDDDSGIDGINNKDIFSESMNDLHHDNSSSIMINTTTNITINNSLPQFFAIKKFKSDNHHHHINNNNNGGNHLSKGNNSIHQDEVLHYTGISQSAIREMSLCRELNNKNITKLVDIILENKSIYMVFEFCEHDLLQIIHYQSHPDFKPIPCPTIKSLIWQILNGVTFLHKNWILHRDLKPANIMVSSQGVVKIGDLGLARKFKSPLQSLYTGDKVVVTIWYRAPELLLGTRHYTPAVDLWAVGCILAELLSLRPIFKGEEAKIDLNNKKSVPFQKNQLQKIIEILGTPTTDIWNNLNKYPEYLSFTQHFNQNYPNNLSNWFKLINGGNNQNSEKCLELLSGLLKYDPELRLTADQALLHPYFLELPKVNENAFEGLNYKYPNRKIYTDDNDIMTTAANNNNNNNNNNNNNNNNNNNNNNNNNNNSGHQLSQQQNVQIQQVHQMQQQIHSQQLQSHGANSTYKRSGIDDLPGGIRKKRG; encoded by the coding sequence ATGAGTTATAGTTCAGCTTCATTTAGAAAACTTAATAATGTTGGGATATCTCAACCAtcacaaacaacaacaacaacaacctcGGCGAATCAACCTCAACTGCAACTGCAACAACAGCCTTTACAACAACTGCAACAACAGCATTTACATATGAAACCAAATCCTCATATTCCACATCATCAATTACCAGGAACTGTTGGCACTAGAACTTCGATCCCTCAACCAGCATTAATGGCactgaattcaattttgacTTTGGGTCCATTTAAACATCGTAAAGATTTGACACGAGAGTCAGTTTTATCAACCTATCAAATTATGGGATATATTGCTGCTGGTACTTATGGGAAAGTCTATAAGGctaaattgaaaagtaATAAACTTAATAAAACTGACGATGATAGTGGTATTGATGgcattaataataaagatattttttCAGAATCAATGAATGATCTTCATCATGATAATAGTTCCAGTATCATGATCAACACCACTACTAACATCACTATCAATAATAGTCTTCCGCAATTTTTTGctataaaaaaattcaaaagtgacaatcatcatcatcatataaataacaacaataatggaGGAAATCATTTATCCAAGGGGAACAATAGTATTCATCAAGATGAAGTTTTGCATTATACGGGGATTTCACAATCTGCTATTAGAGAAATGTCATTATGTCGAgaattaaacaataaaaatatcacTAAATTAGTTGATATTATACTAGAAAATAAATCCATTTATATGGTTTTTGAGTTTTGTGAACATGATTTATTacaaattattcattatcaacTGCATCCTGATTTTAAACCAATTCCATGTCCTACcatcaaatcattaatttggCAAATTTTAAATGGAGTGACATTTTTACATAAAAATTGGATACTTCATAGAGATTTAAAACCAGCTAATATAATGGTATCATCACAAGGAGTTGTTAAAATTGGAGATTTGGGATTAGCAAGAAAATTCAAAAGTCCATTACAAAGTTTATATACTGGTGATAAAGTTGTGGTTACTATATGGTATCGAGCTccagaattattattgggCACAAGACATTATACCCCAGCAGTTGATTTATGGGCGGTTGGATGTATATTAGCGGAATTATTATCTCTACGACCAATTTTCAAAGGTGAAGAAGCGAAAATcgatttaaataataagaaaTCGGTTccatttcaaaaaaatcaattacaaaaaattatagAAATCTTGGGGACACCAACAACTGATATTTggaataatttgaataaatatccagaatatttatcatttaCTCAACAttttaatcaaaattatcctaataatttatctaattggtttaaattgattaatggTGGTAACAATCAAAATTCAGAAAAATGTcttgaattattatcagGATTATTAAAATATGATCCTGAATTGAGATTAACTGCAGATCAAGCGTTATTACATCCATATTTTTTGGAACTACCTAAAGTCAATGAAAATGCTTTTGAAGGtttgaattataaatatcCAAACAGAAAGATTTATACTGATGACAATGATATAATGACCACTGCAGcaaataacaacaacaataataataataataacaacaataacaataacaacaataacaacaataacaacaataacaacaacaatagtgGCCATCAATTGctgcaacaacaaaatgtTCAAATCCAACAAGTTCATCAAatgcaacaacaaatacatCTGCAACAATTACAACTGCATGGTGCAAACAGTACATATAAGCGAAGTggtattgatgatttaccTGGTGGAATTAGAAAGAAACGTGGGTAG
- the VPS36 gene encoding ESCRT-II subunit protein (ESCRT II protein sorting complex subunit; involved in Rim8 processing and proteolytic activation of Rim101, which regulates pH response; role in uptake of Histatin-5 into vacuole), producing the protein MTTSWLNIWNPVLINRSNRPILQENEYNIYIRDNVGLYQGRQKIINHQNGRVYLTNKRLIYFDNNDSSRSIAVELKLFKNAELVAGYFRRSPKVTLYIKTENSDTTNIGGNDSGSNTKNIAIDWVCKICSFNNHLAADYKLNENELPKCTSCGIRPSKSYLMQILDSAQNNIPIREDSPASMTPEPESVSPNNDNQCPKCTFINHPALRYCEICGTELKSSNNNNNNNNTKLFKVTQSLSNVSINSNPSNLKLETGEESYTNNQPYIKLSFRKGGESKFYQEVCKVLDDIKWQILEEKGGINKNAVKLVDNSSTVNNNNTASGGGGGGIHALERLGELQRKQNEMILTTSLDDLEQLMFKYQDLIKLSTSFNKLIKQPPSTTSGVVIPALSIKKSSPLYHQELSRHISEFSINFKLTQKTSMISSQDLFAEYNRFLIRNQGFGSELVNCDDFKCAIELFEKLNLPVVVKQYVNSDIYVIRPKVNANIYGEHIVQYLKDQEHEYKLMTLQREIISGDYENINNDLYNAVNYGKTVSEISNKFNWSYNITIEELEKCVEEGSVVIDHHISGTFYYVNKFSFSETEWDDTKEIQEMRELLIKEQQEITISLRNEYDKQNMDNLVNIDPDYSFFGAGNNDKEDDLESTVTTSVSQSQTQSFNDLIGLQF; encoded by the coding sequence ATGACAACATCATGGCTAAATATATGGAATCCAGTACTTATCAATCGGAGCAATAGGCCAAttttacaagaaaatgaaTACAATATTTATATCAGAGACAATGTTGGGCTATATCAAGGCCGACAAAAGATTATCAATCATCAAAACGGAAGAGTTTACTTGACTAACAAAagattgatttattttgataataatgatagCTCCAGGAGCATTGCTGTTGAACTAAAATTGTTCAAGAATGCTGAACTAGTTGCGGGATATTTCCGAAGATCACCAAAAGTCACTCTATATATTAAAACCGAAAATTCGGATACTACAAATATCGGTGGCAATGACAGTGGTTCCAATACTAAAAATATTGCAATTGATTGGGTTTGTAAAATATgttcatttaataatcaCCTAGCGGCTGACTATAAACTTAATGAAAACGAACTACCCAAATGTACTTCATGTGGTATACGACCTAGTAAGTCATATCTTATGCAAATATTAGACTCAGCACAAAATAATATCCCAATTAGAGAGGACTCACCGGCTTCAATGACTCCAGAACCTGAATCTGTTTCTCCAAACAATGACAATCAATGTCCGAAATGTACGTTCATTAACCATCCTGCTTTGAGGTATTGCGAAATATGTGGGACAGaattaaaatcatcaaataataataataacaacaacaataccaaGCTATTTAAAGTTACTCAAAGTTTAAGCAATGTGTCTATAAATAGTAATCCACTGAACTTGAAATTGGAAACTGGGGAAGAACTGTATACCAATAATCAACCATATATCAAATTGAGTTTCCGTAAAGGCGGGGAATCCaaattttatcaagaaGTTTGTAAAGTTTTGGATGATATCAAATGGCAAATTCTAGAGGAAAAGGGAggtataaataaaaatgccGTTAAATTGGTTGATAATTCGAGCACagtcaataataataatactgcaagtggtggtggcggtggTGGTATTCATGCATTGGAGAGACTTGGTGAGTTACAACgaaaacaaaatgaaatgatATTAACCACTTCTTTGGATGATTTGGAACAATTGATGTTCAAGTATCAagatttaatcaaattatcaacatcTTTTAATAAGTTAATTAAACAACCACCATCGACAACATCAGGGGTGGTAATTCCTGCATTGAGTATTAAAAAATCGTCGCCATTATATCATCAAGAATTGAGTAGACACATTAgtgaattttcaataaatttcaaattgacaCAAAAGACGTCAATGATATCATCTCAAGATTTATTTGCTGAGTATAATCGGTTTCTTATTAGAAACCAAGGATTTGGTAGTGAATTAGTAAATTGTGATGATTTCAAGTGTGCCattgaattgtttgaaaaattaaatttgcCAGTAGTGGTTAAACAATACGTGAATTCAGACATTTATGTAATTCGTCCTAAAGTCAATGCAAATATATATGGGGAACACATTGTCCAGTATTTGAAAGATCAAGAACatgaatataaattaatgaCTTTACAACGAGAAATCATTTCTGGTGATtatgaaaatattaataatgatttgtaTAATGCGGTAAACTATGGGAAAACTGTATCGGAAATatccaataaatttaaCTGGTCGTATAACATTACTATTGAGGAATTGGAAAAGTGTGTTGAAGAGGGACTGGTAGTTATAGATCATCATATTTCTGGGACATTCTATTATGTAAATAAATTCTCATTTTCGGAGACTGAATGGGATGATACAAAAGAGATACAAGAAATGAGggaattgttgattaaGGAACAACAGGAGATAACAATAAGTTTGAGGAATGAATAcgataaacaaaatatgGATAATTTGGTTAATATAGATCCTGATTATAGTTTCTTTGGTGCTGGTAATAACGACAAGGAGGATGATTTGGAAAGTACAGTAACTACTAGTGTTTCTCAAAGTCAAACACAATcttttaatgatttgattggtttACAGTTTTAA
- the TAF14 gene encoding TATA-binding protein-associated factor (Putative DNA-binding transcription factor; TFIIF subunit; macrophage-induced protein; possibly required for yeast cell adherence to silicone substrate; mutant has pleiotrophic effects), which produces MSEVKRTIRITTEQHVLTDVPLVDNFPMRKWSVQISMLDSQGKEHPAKILDKVTYTLHPTFANPIRTLKQQPFRVEEQGWGEFDIPIAVHILGIPGKAGERKIQHDLNFLQEKYVNDHVISIPVSPTRNPALNKLLAETGSLPFEESGAGASSANSGSIGTKRKLESSNGATATAATSADNKSKKSKGAMKGNIDLEKLSQGLTKLSEDDLIVVVQMVTDNRTNEMNIKNDVDNGEFTMDLYTLPDSLLKSLWDYVKKHTGEA; this is translated from the exons ATGTCAGAA gTAAAAAGGACAATCAGGATAACTACGGAACAGCATGTTTTAACCGATGTTCCTCTAGTAGATAACTTTCCAATGAGGAAATGGTCAGTACAAATTTCTATGTTGGACTCTCAAGGTAAAGAGCATCCAGCAAAAATTTTAGACAAAGTTACATACACATTACATCCAACGTTTGCCAACCCAATAAGAAcattgaaacaacaaccttTTAGAGTTGAAGAACAAGGTTGGGGTGAATTTGATATACCAATTGCAGTTCATATCTTGGGTATTCCAGGGAAAGCTGGTGAACGTAAAATTCAACATGATTTGAACTTTTTACAAGAGAAATATGTGAATGATCATGTGATCAGCATTCCCGTTTCACCTACCAGGAATCCAgcattaaacaaattattagCTGAAACAGGATCATTACCATTTGAAGAAAGTGGAGCCGGTGCATCTTCAGCCAACAGTGGCAGTATTggaacaaaaagaaaattagaATCAAGTAATGGAGCTACTGCTACTGCTGCTACTTCTGCTGATaacaaatccaaaaaatcCAAAGGTGCCATGAAAGGTAATATCGATTTAGAGAAATTATCACAAGGATTAACTAAATTGAGTGAAGATGACTTGATTGTTGTGGTTCAAATGGTAACCGACAACAGAACCAACGAGATgaatattaaaaatgatgTAGATAACGGTGAATTCACTATGGATTTGTATACTTTACCAGACTCGTTGTTGAAGAGTTTATGGGATTACGTGAAAAAACACACTGGTGAAGCTTAA
- the BAT21 gene encoding branched-chain-amino-acid transaminase (Putative branched chain amino acid aminotransferase; regulated by Gcn4, Gcn2; induced in response to amino acid starvation (3-aminotriazole treatment); early-stage flow model biofilm formation) encodes MILKTSSLLRSAVQPRQWLRYTSTVAPLEASKLIVEKTSNPKPKLPKDKLVFGKTFTDHMLEIEWTKEKGWHTPKISPYHNLSLDPSTIVFHYAFELFEGMKAYKDTNGNIRTFRGDKNMIRMNKSAERIALPTFEGEELQKLIDKLLLLDQDFVPEGKGYSLYLRPTLIGTTASLGVGTPDRALLFVIASPVGPYYSSGFKPVSLEATDYAVRAWPGGVGDKKLGANYAPCVKPQLEAAQRGFHQNLWLFGDEGYVTEVGTMNCFVAFENDDGTKELVTAPLDGTILEGVTRDSILELARERLPSDEWTVSERKYTIYEIEEKANKGQLIEAFGAGTAAVVSPINNIGFRGKNIKVPVALGNSGELTATVAEWIRKIQYGEEEFKNWSRVAK; translated from the coding sequence atgatattgaaaactaGCTCACTACTTAGATCTGCCGTACAACCAAGACAATGGTTAAGATACACTTCAACTGTTGCACCGTTAGAGGCTtctaaattaattgttgaaaaaactaGTAATCCCAAACCAAAGTTGCCAAAGGACAAGTTAGTCTTTGGCAAAACCTTTACCGATCATATGTTGGAAATTGAATGgaccaaagaaaaaggtTGGCACACCCCTAAAATTTCACCATATCACAATCTTTCGTTAGATCCATCAACTATTGTGTTCCATTATgcatttgaattatttgaagGAATGAAAGCATATAAAGACACAAATGGCAACATCAGAACCTTCCGTGGAGATAAAAATATGATTAGAATGAACAAATCTGCTGAAAGAATTGCATTGCCTACTTTTGAAGGTGAggaattacaaaaattgattgacaAATTATTACTTTTAGATCAAGATTTTGTACCTGAAGGTAAAGGTTATTCTTTATACCTTAGACCAACCCTCATTGGTACCACTGCCTCATTGGGCGTGGGTACACCAGATAGGGCtcttttgtttgttattGCCTCTCCTGTTGGTCCTTACTACTCGTCTGGGTTCAAACCAGTTAGCTTAGAAGCAACTGATTATGCAGTCAGAGCTTGGCCAGGCGGTGTTGGTGATAAGAAATTGGGTGCCAACTACGCACCATGTGTGAAACCACAACTTGAAGCTGCTCAAAGAGGATTCCATCAAAACTTGTGGTTGTTTGGTGATGAAGGGTATGTCACCGAAGTGGGGACCATGAATTGTTTTGTAGCTTTCGAAAATGATGATGGCACTAAAGAATTGGTCACGGCTCCATTGGATGGTACTATTTTGGAAGGAGTAACTCGTGATTCCATTTTAGAGTTAGCTAGAGAAAGGTTGCCAAGTGATGAATGGACTGTATCAGAACGTAAATACACAATTTATGAAATCGAAGAAAAAGCTAACAAAGGACAATTGATTGAGGCTTTTGGTGCTGGtactgctgctgttgtttcTCCTATAAACAATATTGGATTCAGAGGTAAAAATATCAAGGTTCCAGTTGCCTTGGGTAACTCTGGTGAATTGACAGCTACTGTTGCTGAATGGATTAGAAAGATTCAATATGGTGAAGAAGAGTTCAAGAATTGGTCAAGGGTTgcaaaataa